A genome region from Macaca nemestrina isolate mMacNem1 chromosome 20, mMacNem.hap1, whole genome shotgun sequence includes the following:
- the LOC105490705 gene encoding protein ABHD8 translates to MLTGVTDGIFCCLLGTPPNAVGPLESVESSDGYTFVEVKPGRVLRVKHAGPAPAAAAPPPLSASSDAAQGDLSGLVRCQRRITVYRNGRLLVENLGRAPRADLLHGQNGSGEPPAALEVELADPAGSDGRSAPGSGSGSGSGSGSGGRRRRARRPKRTIHIDCEKRITSCKGAQADVVLFFIHGVGGSLAIWKEQLDFFVRLGYEVVAPDLAGHGASSAPQVAAAYTFYALAEDMRAIFKRYAKKRNVLIGHSYGVSFCTFLAHEYPDLVHKVIMINGGGPTALEPSFCSIFNMPTCVLHCLSPCLAWSFLKAGFARQGAKEKQLLKEGNAFNVSSFVLRAMMSGQYWPEGDEVYHAELTVPVLLVHGMHDKFVPVEEDQRMAEILLLAFLKLIDEGSHMVMLECPETVNTLLHEFLLWEPEPSPKALPEPLPAPPEDKK, encoded by the exons ATGCTGACCGGGGTGACCGACGGTATCTTCTGTTGCCTGCTGGGCACGCCCCCCAACGCCGTGGGGCCATTGGAGAGCGTCGAGTCCAGCGATGGCTACACCTTTGTAGAGGTCAAGCCCGGACGCGTGCTGCGAGTGAAGCATGCAGGACCCGCCCCGGCCGCTGCCGCACCTCCGCCATTATCCGCATCCTCGGATGCAGCCCAGGGGGACCTTTCTGGCTTGGTCCGCTGTCAGCGCCGGATCACCGTGTACCGCAATGGGCGGTTGCTGGTGGAAAACCTGGGCCGAGCCCCTCGAGCCGACCTCCTGCACGGGCAGAATGGCTCTGGGGAGCCGCCGGccgccctggaggtggagctggccGATCCAGCGGGCAGCGATGGCCGCTCGGCCCCcggcagcggcagcggcagcggcagcggcagTGGCAgtggcgggcggcggcggcgagcCCGGCGCCCCAAGAGGACCATCCATATTGACTGTGAGAAGCGCATCACTAGCTGCAAAGGCGCCCAGGCCGACGTGGTGCTGTTTTTCATCCATGGTGTCGGCGGTTCCCTGGCCATCTGGAAGGAGCAACTGGACTTCTTTGTGCGCCTAGGCTATGAGGTGGTGGCTCCTGACCTGGCGGGCCACGGGGCCAGCTCTGCGCCCCAGGTGGCCGCAGCCTACACCTTCTATGCGCTGGCTGAGGACATGCGAGCGATCTTCAAGCGCTATGCCAAGAAGCGAAACGTGCTCATCGGCCATTCCTACGG TGTCTCTTTCTGCACATTCCTGGCACATGAGTACCCAGACCTAGTGCACAAGGTCATCATGATCAATGGCGGGGGCCCTACGGCGCTGGAGCCCAGCTTCTGCTCAATCTTCAACATGCCCACCTGCGTCCTGCACTGTTTgtcaccctgcctggcctggagCTTTCTCAA GGCCGGCTTCGCCCGCCAAGGAGCCAAGGAGAAGCAGCTGTTAAAGGAGGGCAACGCTTTCAACGTGTCATCCTTCGTGCTCCGGGCCATGATGAGCGGCCAGTACTGGCCAGAGGGCGACGAGGTCTACCACGCCGAGCTCACCGTGCCGGTCCTGCTTGTCCACGGCATGCACGATAAGTTTGTGCCCGTAGAGGAAGACCAGCGGATGGCTGAG ATCCTGCTCCTGGCATTCCTGAAGCTCATCGACGAGGGCAGCCACATGGTGATGCTGGAATGCCCCGAGACAGTCAACACGCTGCTCCACGAATTCCTGCTCTGGGAGCCCGAGCCCTCGCCCAAGGCTCTGCCCGAGCCACTGCCGGCGCCTCCAGAAGACAAGAAGTAA
- the LOC105490639 gene encoding large ribosomal subunit protein bL34m, translated as MALLAGSLLGPTSRSAALLGGRWLQPRAWLGFPNAWGLPTPQQARGKTRGNEYQPSNIKRKNKHGWVRRLSTPAGVQVILRRMLKGRKSLSH; from the exons ATGGCTCTCTTGGCTGGATCCCTGTTGGGCCCCACGAGTAGGTCGGCAGCGTTGCTGGGTGGCAG GTGGCTCCAGCCCCGGGCCTGGCTGGGGTTCCCGAACGCCTGGggcctccccaccccacagcaggCCCGGGGCAAGACTCGCGGAAACGAGTATCAGCCGAGCAACATCAAACGGAAGAACAAGCACGGCTGGGTCCGGCGCCTGAGCACGCCGGCCGGCGTCCAGGTCATCCTTCGCCGAATGCTCAAGGGCCGCAAGTCGCTGAGCCATTGA